In Calothrix sp. PCC 7507, one DNA window encodes the following:
- a CDS encoding MBOAT family protein: MNFISIFYGLFLLSVLGIYWSLAQQKLRLWTLLIASLVFYGSLNIQYIPLLLALTFINFRLGLEIGKNTAPGKHTVDWRTSNEEWQFAQVDWNLRRLKLLWLGVTLNVLLLLGFKYLHHVLNFAVNLSTESPNSAFKLIAPLGISFFTFECISYLIDVYRGAPASEQFLKFAAYKLFFAKLISGPITRYHHLAAQFNTLQFPTTDKVAEGLWLISRGAVKKGILADHLGIFVDLCFGNLQRAGSTDLWLATFAYGLQLYLDFNGYVDIARGSALLFGLVLPNNFDFPYFSTSIADFWRRWHITLGDWLRNYIYFPLGGSRQGLMRTCWNLLVVMLIAGIWHGSAWGFIVWGIFHGLALVAHRLTDAISDRFERLENFWQNPLGVVIAWLLTQLMVFTSWIWFRLPNLQDSSLVFQHLWGRNADAQFAQKVYVEALNISQYQLAWMLGALAALMATAYLFHGRLKVEFNWPVKLVFVPFCLYAVWLLAPEGSLPYIYFDF; the protein is encoded by the coding sequence ATGAACTTTATATCAATTTTCTACGGACTATTTTTGCTGAGTGTATTGGGAATTTATTGGTCTTTAGCACAACAGAAATTGCGCTTGTGGACGCTATTAATTGCTAGCCTTGTATTCTATGGATCTTTAAATATTCAATATATACCATTACTCCTAGCACTTACTTTTATTAACTTTCGTTTGGGCTTAGAAATAGGGAAAAATACTGCACCAGGAAAACATACTGTTGACTGGCGAACTTCTAACGAAGAGTGGCAATTTGCCCAAGTTGACTGGAATCTTCGCCGCTTGAAGCTGTTGTGGCTAGGCGTAACTCTGAATGTATTGCTACTACTAGGCTTTAAATATCTGCATCATGTCTTAAATTTTGCTGTTAATTTGTCAACAGAATCACCTAATAGCGCTTTTAAATTGATTGCACCTTTGGGGATTTCATTTTTTACCTTTGAGTGCATTTCCTACCTAATTGATGTCTATCGCGGTGCGCCTGCTTCTGAGCAATTTCTCAAATTTGCGGCATACAAGCTATTTTTTGCCAAATTGATTTCAGGCCCAATTACCCGCTATCATCACTTAGCGGCTCAGTTTAATACACTGCAATTCCCTACTACTGATAAAGTGGCAGAAGGACTGTGGTTAATTTCTAGAGGTGCAGTCAAAAAAGGGATTTTGGCAGATCACCTGGGAATTTTTGTTGATTTATGTTTTGGTAATCTCCAAAGAGCAGGTAGCACTGATCTCTGGTTAGCCACATTTGCCTATGGCTTACAGCTTTATTTGGATTTCAACGGTTACGTAGACATTGCCCGTGGTAGTGCTTTGCTTTTCGGCTTAGTTTTACCTAACAATTTTGACTTTCCCTACTTTAGTACTAGTATTGCCGACTTCTGGCGACGTTGGCACATCACTCTCGGAGATTGGTTACGTAACTATATTTACTTTCCCTTGGGTGGTTCCCGCCAGGGATTGATGCGTACCTGCTGGAATCTATTGGTTGTCATGCTAATCGCTGGTATTTGGCACGGATCGGCTTGGGGTTTTATTGTTTGGGGCATATTCCACGGGTTAGCTTTAGTGGCGCATAGACTGACAGATGCAATCAGCGATCGCTTTGAGCGTCTAGAAAACTTCTGGCAAAACCCTCTAGGTGTAGTTATAGCTTGGTTGTTAACCCAACTGATGGTTTTTACCTCTTGGATCTGGTTCCGCTTACCAAACCTCCAAGATTCCTCTTTGGTATTTCAGCACCTCTGGGGACGGAATGCTGATGCTCAATTTGCTCAGAAGGTGTATGTAGAGGCTTTAAATATAAGTCAATACCAACTTGCTTGGATGCTAGGTGCTTTAGCCGCCCTTATGGCCACAGCCTATCTCTTTCATGGTCGGCTAAAAGTAGAATTCAACTGGCCCGTTAAGCTGGTCTTTGTGCCTTTCTGTTTATACGCAGTTTGGCTATTAGCCCCTGAAGGTAGTTTGCCCTACATTTACTTTGATTTTTAG
- the psbA gene encoding photosystem II q(b) protein, giving the protein MTTTLQQRSSANVWDRFCEWITSTENRIYVGWFGVLMIPTLLAATVCFTIAFIAAPPVDIDGIREPVAGSLIYGNNIISGAVVPSSNAIGLHFYPIWEAASLDEWLYNGGPYQLVVFHFLIGCACYLGRQWELSFRLGMRPWICVAYSAPLASAAAVFLIYPIGQGSFSDGMPLGISGTFNFMIVFQAEHNILMHPFHMLGVAGVFGGSLFSAMHGSLVTSSLVRETTETESLNYGYKFGQEEETYNIVAAHGYFGRLIFQYASFNNSRSLHFLLAAWPVVGIWFTALGVSTMAFNLNGFNFNQSVIDSQGRVIATWADVINRANLGMEVMHERNAHNFPLDLAAGDVAPVALTAPAING; this is encoded by the coding sequence ATGACAACCACCTTACAACAGCGCAGCAGCGCTAACGTATGGGATCGTTTTTGCGAGTGGATCACCAGCACCGAAAACCGGATTTATGTCGGTTGGTTCGGCGTATTGATGATCCCCACCTTGCTAGCCGCAACCGTTTGTTTCACCATCGCCTTCATTGCAGCACCCCCTGTAGACATAGATGGTATCCGTGAACCAGTAGCAGGTTCCTTAATCTACGGAAACAACATCATCTCCGGAGCAGTAGTTCCATCCTCCAACGCCATCGGCTTACACTTCTACCCAATCTGGGAAGCAGCTTCCTTAGACGAGTGGTTGTACAACGGCGGACCTTACCAACTAGTAGTATTCCACTTCCTGATCGGATGTGCTTGCTACCTAGGTCGTCAGTGGGAATTGTCTTTCCGTTTAGGAATGCGTCCTTGGATCTGCGTAGCATACAGCGCGCCTCTAGCGTCTGCAGCAGCAGTATTCTTGATCTACCCCATCGGTCAAGGTTCATTCTCCGACGGTATGCCCTTGGGTATATCCGGCACATTCAACTTCATGATCGTGTTCCAAGCAGAACACAACATCTTGATGCACCCCTTCCACATGTTGGGAGTAGCAGGTGTGTTCGGTGGTTCATTGTTCTCTGCAATGCACGGTTCTTTGGTAACATCTTCCTTAGTTCGTGAAACCACCGAAACCGAATCCTTGAACTACGGTTACAAGTTCGGACAAGAAGAAGAAACCTACAACATCGTTGCAGCCCACGGCTACTTCGGTCGCTTAATCTTCCAATACGCATCATTCAACAACAGCCGTTCACTGCACTTCTTGCTCGCAGCATGGCCAGTAGTTGGTATCTGGTTCACAGCTTTGGGTGTCAGCACAATGGCGTTCAACTTGAACGGATTCAACTTCAACCAATCAGTAATTGATTCTCAAGGTCGCGTCATCGCTACTTGGGCTGATGTGATCAACCGCGCTAACCTGGGTATGGAAGTGATGCACGAGCGTAACGCTCACAACTTCCCCCTAGATTTGGCTGCTGGTGATGTTGCTCCTGTGGCTCTGACTGCTCCTGCTATCAACGGTTAA
- the psbP gene encoding photosystem II reaction center PsbP, translating into MWKRIALILLLVLSFSVSNTDVAIAAGLKSFVNTIDGYQFLYPNGWVQVKVANGPDVVFHDLIEVSENVSVVISPVPGGKTLTELGTPTEVGYKLGKVALAPTDSGRTAELVNALERESDGKKYYILEYLVKLPDKQERHNVASVAVSRGKLFTFNASIPEKRWQRVKQIIDQAVISFSVY; encoded by the coding sequence ATGTGGAAACGAATTGCATTGATTTTGCTATTAGTGTTGAGCTTCAGCGTGAGTAATACCGATGTAGCGATCGCCGCTGGACTTAAAAGCTTTGTCAACACTATTGATGGCTATCAGTTCTTATATCCTAATGGCTGGGTGCAAGTTAAAGTTGCCAACGGCCCCGATGTTGTGTTTCATGATTTGATTGAAGTCAGTGAAAATGTCTCTGTAGTAATTAGTCCCGTTCCCGGAGGCAAAACTTTGACAGAATTGGGGACACCAACAGAAGTTGGATATAAATTGGGTAAGGTGGCTCTCGCACCAACAGACTCTGGACGTACCGCTGAATTAGTCAATGCCTTGGAGCGGGAATCTGACGGTAAAAAATACTATATATTAGAGTATTTAGTTAAACTACCCGATAAACAAGAGCGACACAACGTCGCTAGTGTCGCTGTTAGCCGTGGTAAACTTTTCACCTTCAACGCCTCGATTCCCGAAAAACGTTGGCAGAGAGTAAAACAGATTATTGATCAGGCAGTCATTTCATTCTCGGTGTATTAA
- a CDS encoding nucleoside triphosphate pyrophosphatase — MGISPFILASASPARRKLLQTVGIEPIVYPSDFDESQIQIDEPGQLVQTLAQHKAETVAPQFASGLIMGCDSVLALNGEIYGKPADTSEAIARWQIMQGNVGDLYTGHVLIDLDKNRTLVKCQVTRVYFAQMSDRTIQAYVATGEPLTCAGAFALEGFGSLFVEKIDGCHSNVIGLSLPLLRQMLAELGYDVTDFWQ, encoded by the coding sequence ATGGGAATTTCCCCTTTTATACTTGCTTCCGCTTCCCCAGCACGACGGAAATTGTTGCAAACTGTTGGTATTGAACCGATAGTCTATCCTAGTGATTTTGATGAGTCGCAAATCCAAATCGATGAACCTGGTCAATTGGTGCAAACTCTCGCCCAGCATAAAGCAGAAACTGTAGCCCCACAGTTTGCATCAGGTTTAATCATGGGTTGTGATTCAGTTTTGGCTCTGAATGGCGAGATTTATGGTAAGCCAGCAGACACATCAGAAGCGATCGCCCGTTGGCAGATCATGCAAGGTAATGTCGGTGACTTATACACAGGTCATGTTTTGATCGACCTGGATAAAAACCGCACCTTAGTCAAGTGTCAAGTGACAAGGGTGTATTTTGCTCAAATGAGCGATCGCACCATTCAAGCCTATGTAGCCACTGGTGAACCCCTCACATGTGCCGGTGCTTTTGCCCTGGAAGGTTTTGGTAGCCTATTTGTGGAAAAAATTGACGGTTGTCACAGTAATGTAATTGGACTCAGTTTGCCTCTACTGCGCCAAATGCTGGCAGAATTGGGATATGATGTCACGGATTTTTGGCAATAG
- a CDS encoding phycocyanobilin:ferredoxin oxidoreductase yields MSFTSTPSLREQQHPLIRQLADSIEAAWHQHLDLSPYNLPAELGYVEGRLEGEKLTIENRCYQTPQFRKMHLELAKVGNMLDILHCVMFPRPEYNLPMFGCDLVGGRGQISAAIADLSPVNSERTLPELYTSTLTALQPVNFSQPRELPEWGHIFSDFCIFVRPGSPEEETIFLKRVREFLDIHCTQAIASHPVSPEQVAQILAGQRNYCTQQQQNDKTRRVLEKAFGTDWAENYMTTVLFDLPA; encoded by the coding sequence ATGTCATTTACTTCCACTCCCTCCCTGCGAGAGCAACAACACCCTTTAATTCGTCAGCTAGCTGATAGTATTGAAGCTGCTTGGCATCAGCACTTAGATTTGTCTCCCTACAATTTACCTGCTGAGTTGGGGTATGTGGAAGGTAGATTAGAGGGGGAGAAACTGACAATTGAAAACCGCTGCTACCAAACACCCCAATTTCGCAAAATGCACTTGGAACTAGCGAAAGTGGGGAATATGCTTGACATTTTGCACTGCGTTATGTTTCCTCGTCCAGAATATAACCTGCCGATGTTTGGTTGTGATTTAGTGGGTGGTAGAGGTCAAATTAGTGCAGCGATCGCTGACCTTTCCCCAGTAAATTCCGAGCGGACTTTACCAGAGTTGTATACTTCCACACTGACAGCACTACAACCAGTCAACTTTTCTCAACCACGTGAATTACCTGAATGGGGACATATCTTCTCTGACTTTTGCATCTTTGTGCGCCCCGGTTCCCCAGAAGAAGAAACGATATTTCTCAAACGGGTGCGGGAATTTTTAGACATTCATTGCACTCAGGCGATCGCTTCTCATCCTGTTTCACCTGAACAAGTGGCGCAAATTCTGGCTGGACAACGCAACTACTGCACCCAACAACAGCAAAACGATAAAACCCGTCGTGTACTAGAAAAAGCCTTCGGCACAGATTGGGCAGAAAATTACATGACCACAGTTTTGTTTGACCTACCAGCTTAA
- a CDS encoding HlyD family efflux transporter periplasmic adaptor subunit, whose translation MSRVTEKPKLREQPLDQPKIWWSIAVAIPIVIAAGVLGTAKVEQLRKLTSSIPMRPVANSVSAVGRLEPRGEVIKLSAPVGGIQSASRVQQLLVKEGDKVKQDQVIAVLDNHDTQAAAVEEAKAKLQETRANLAQVRAGSPRDIQAQSSVIARLKAQLKGERDAQQATIARIAAQLSAEKIAQQAGVNRLEAELLGQKDTLRATLSRIQAEQRNASVDARRYEMLYKEGAISQQERDRRRLNAETANQQVVESQASLKQATATLRQQVAEARANQVKTLATLQQQLIEAKVTRDKTIATLDRQIDEEKAKLSRLLEVRPTDMQMAQAQVSNAIATIRKAQAELRLSYVKAPTNGEILKIHTKSGEAINQMGIAEIGQTDQMIVIAEVAEDSIGRVRLGQNATVTSDNGAFNGELKGTVTEIGRKIGKKDVLNTDPAADVDARVVEVKIALTREDSQKVAGLTYAKVVIDINI comes from the coding sequence ATGTCAAGGGTGACTGAGAAGCCAAAGTTAAGGGAACAGCCACTTGATCAACCTAAGATTTGGTGGAGTATTGCTGTAGCCATACCCATAGTAATTGCCGCTGGGGTATTGGGTACAGCCAAAGTTGAGCAGTTGAGAAAGCTGACTTCGTCCATACCCATGAGGCCAGTTGCTAACAGTGTTAGCGCTGTAGGACGTTTGGAACCACGGGGAGAAGTGATTAAATTATCTGCTCCTGTAGGAGGAATACAGTCAGCGTCACGAGTTCAGCAACTCCTAGTTAAAGAGGGAGACAAGGTAAAGCAAGATCAGGTGATTGCAGTCTTGGATAATCATGATACCCAAGCAGCTGCAGTGGAAGAAGCAAAAGCAAAACTGCAAGAAACCCGTGCTAATTTAGCGCAAGTCAGGGCTGGTTCACCCAGAGATATCCAAGCCCAATCATCTGTAATTGCTCGCCTCAAAGCTCAGTTAAAAGGGGAAAGGGATGCTCAACAAGCAACGATCGCTCGTATCGCCGCCCAATTAAGTGCGGAAAAAATCGCGCAACAAGCAGGAGTTAATCGACTAGAAGCTGAACTACTAGGACAAAAAGATACTTTAAGAGCAACCTTGTCTCGAATACAGGCTGAACAACGTAACGCCAGCGTCGATGCTCGACGTTATGAGATGTTGTACAAAGAAGGTGCTATTTCCCAACAGGAACGGGACAGAAGACGGCTGAATGCAGAGACTGCTAATCAGCAGGTTGTCGAAAGCCAAGCCTCTCTAAAACAAGCAACTGCAACTCTCCGACAGCAAGTTGCTGAGGCTAGAGCCAACCAGGTAAAAACTTTAGCAACTTTGCAACAACAGCTAATCGAAGCCAAAGTTACCCGCGACAAAACCATAGCCACTTTAGACAGACAAATCGACGAAGAAAAAGCCAAACTGAGCAGACTTTTAGAAGTGCGTCCCACCGATATGCAAATGGCCCAAGCTCAAGTTAGCAATGCGATCGCCACAATTAGAAAAGCTCAAGCCGAATTAAGGTTGAGCTACGTTAAAGCACCAACCAACGGTGAAATTTTGAAAATTCACACCAAATCAGGAGAAGCCATCAACCAAATGGGAATCGCTGAGATTGGACAAACCGATCAAATGATCGTCATCGCGGAAGTTGCTGAAGACAGTATTGGTAGAGTGCGTCTCGGTCAAAATGCTACTGTCACTAGTGACAATGGGGCATTTAATGGAGAATTGAAAGGCACAGTCACAGAAATCGGTAGAAAAATTGGCAAAAAAGATGTGCTGAATACAGATCCAGCCGCAGATGTAGATGCCAGAGTTGTAGAAGTCAAAATCGCCCTAACTAGAGAAGATAGCCAAAAAGTAGCAGGTTTAACCTACGCCAAGGTGGTTATTGATATTAATATCTAA
- the devC gene encoding ABC transporter permease DevC, with product MTKIPLSWLQLTREKTRLAVALAGIGFADILMFMQLGFRDALYYSNVRIHSSLQGDIVLINSQSNAVLSMRSFSQRRLYKALELPAVESVHPIYLDYTAWKNPVTGRPRSILIFGINPEVNLFNLPGVQENLDKLKLPDVVLFDSSSRVEYGPIATDFTQGKTVTAEVRRRKIKVAGLFTLGASFGADGNLITSDVNFFRIFSNRQRGLIDIGLIKLKPGANLAAATQDLKNYLPREVTVLTKQEFIDFERNYWASSTAIGFIFTLGTIMGFIVGTVIVYQILYTEVADHLAEYATLKAIGYTQGYLLSVILQEALLLAVVGYLPGFTSALILYKMARDATLLPVFMSFSRAFMVLILTIIMCFISGAIAVRKLRSADPADIF from the coding sequence ATGACTAAAATCCCCCTATCATGGCTACAACTTACACGAGAAAAAACTCGCCTAGCAGTGGCTCTAGCAGGAATTGGGTTTGCCGATATTTTGATGTTTATGCAGCTCGGCTTTCGAGATGCTTTGTATTATAGTAACGTCCGCATACACTCTAGCTTGCAAGGTGACATTGTTTTAATCAACAGTCAATCTAATGCTGTTTTATCAATGCGAAGCTTTTCCCAGAGGCGTTTATATAAAGCTTTAGAGTTACCAGCAGTAGAATCAGTACATCCTATATATTTAGACTATACAGCCTGGAAAAATCCTGTTACAGGTCGTCCTCGTAGTATTCTGATTTTTGGGATTAACCCGGAAGTTAATCTATTTAACTTACCTGGAGTTCAAGAAAATCTAGATAAACTTAAACTCCCTGATGTAGTTTTATTTGACAGTTCTTCTAGGGTTGAATATGGACCAATTGCTACTGACTTTACTCAAGGTAAAACTGTCACAGCCGAAGTGCGAAGAAGGAAAATTAAAGTAGCAGGATTATTTACTTTAGGCGCATCATTTGGAGCAGATGGTAATTTAATTACTAGTGATGTTAACTTTTTTAGGATATTCAGCAACCGTCAGCGTGGCTTAATTGATATTGGTTTGATTAAATTAAAACCAGGAGCTAATTTAGCTGCTGCTACGCAAGATTTAAAAAATTACCTGCCTAGAGAAGTAACCGTTTTAACTAAGCAGGAATTTATTGACTTTGAGCGTAATTATTGGGCAAGTAGTACAGCGATTGGATTTATTTTCACATTAGGAACAATCATGGGTTTTATTGTGGGAACTGTGATTGTCTATCAAATCCTTTATACAGAAGTTGCTGACCACTTGGCTGAATATGCAACTCTAAAAGCAATAGGATATACACAAGGATATTTGTTATCTGTTATCTTACAAGAAGCTTTGTTATTAGCAGTTGTGGGATATCTTCCTGGATTTACTTCCGCTCTAATTTTATATAAAATGGCTAGAGACGCTACACTTTTGCCAGTTTTTATGAGCTTTAGTCGCGCTTTTATGGTACTAATATTGACGATTATTATGTGCTTTATTTCTGGTGCTATTGCTGTACGTAAATTACGTTCTGCCGACCCAGCAGATATATTTTAG
- a CDS encoding DevA family ABC transporter ATP-binding protein: protein MKQEPVIAIKNLNHYYGKGALKRQILFNINLEIYPGEIVIMTGPSGSGKTTLLSLIGGLRSVQEGSLKFLGTELSGASQNQLVQIRRKIGYIFQAHNLLGFLTARQNVQMAVELNEAIAQNEAIAQSAAMLGAVGLEERVNYYPDNLSGGQKQRIAIARALVNRPPLVLADEPTAALDKQSGRDVVEIMQGLAKEQGTSILLVTHDNRILDIADRIIEMEDGLLVRESQGVVTSHDSGIRNHNS from the coding sequence ATGAAACAAGAACCTGTAATTGCTATTAAAAATCTCAATCACTACTATGGTAAAGGCGCACTGAAGAGACAGATTTTATTTAATATCAACCTAGAGATTTATCCTGGGGAAATCGTCATTATGACCGGGCCATCGGGATCGGGTAAAACAACATTACTGAGTTTGATTGGCGGTTTGCGGTCTGTTCAAGAGGGCAGCCTCAAATTTTTAGGCACAGAACTATCTGGTGCTAGTCAGAATCAACTAGTGCAAATCAGACGTAAAATTGGTTATATTTTTCAAGCTCACAACTTGCTGGGATTTTTAACAGCTAGACAAAATGTGCAAATGGCGGTGGAGTTGAACGAAGCGATCGCCCAAAACGAAGCAATTGCTCAGTCAGCCGCTATGCTGGGGGCAGTAGGTTTAGAAGAACGAGTTAATTACTACCCAGACAATCTTTCTGGTGGACAAAAGCAAAGAATAGCGATCGCCCGCGCCTTGGTAAATCGTCCCCCACTAGTACTAGCAGACGAACCAACAGCCGCCTTAGATAAACAATCAGGACGCGACGTTGTCGAAATCATGCAAGGACTAGCCAAAGAACAAGGAACCTCTATCTTGTTGGTAACTCACGACAACCGGATTTTGGACATAGCGGATCGCATCATCGAAATGGAAGATGGTCTGTTAGTCCGTGAGTCCCAAGGCGTAGTCACCAGTCACGATTCTGGAATCAGAAACCATAACTCATAA
- a CDS encoding HAD family hydrolase: protein MYRDLSIPTGRSLNPLPLSQLASTGLHNIRLVATDMDGTLTRRGKFMSKLLQSLEDLATANIKVLIVTGRSAGWVSGLSSLMPVVGAVAENGGLFYLSGSDTPIALTPIPDLASHRQHLSVAFRRLQTKFPQIQESADNRFRITDWTFDVAALTPSELQTLSQLCQDMGWGFTYSNVQCHIKPQNQDKAVGLLQVLREYFPEYSLEQVVTVGDSPNDESLFDPRYFPLSVGVANVLAYANQLQHQPIYVTDAAEGEGFCELSSYLLPATQISRESPQ from the coding sequence ATGTACAGAGACCTGAGCATTCCCACTGGGCGTTCCCTAAATCCGCTGCCCCTATCCCAGCTTGCATCCACTGGCTTACACAATATTCGCCTTGTGGCGACAGATATGGATGGCACCCTGACTAGACGCGGAAAATTTATGAGTAAATTGCTACAAAGTTTAGAAGACTTAGCTACAGCCAATATCAAAGTACTGATTGTCACAGGACGTTCGGCGGGTTGGGTGAGTGGACTGAGTAGCTTGATGCCAGTTGTTGGTGCTGTGGCAGAAAACGGCGGTTTATTCTATCTTTCTGGGAGTGATACACCCATAGCCCTAACACCAATTCCCGACTTAGCTAGCCATCGTCAGCATTTGTCCGTAGCTTTTAGGCGATTACAAACCAAATTTCCCCAAATTCAAGAATCAGCTGACAATCGCTTTCGCATCACCGACTGGACTTTCGATGTCGCCGCTTTGACTCCCAGTGAACTCCAAACCCTGAGTCAACTTTGTCAAGACATGGGTTGGGGATTCACCTACAGTAATGTGCAGTGCCACATTAAACCCCAAAATCAAGATAAAGCTGTGGGATTATTGCAAGTATTGCGGGAATACTTCCCTGAATATTCTCTAGAACAAGTTGTGACTGTTGGCGATAGCCCCAATGATGAAAGTTTATTTGATCCCCGTTATTTTCCGCTGTCTGTGGGTGTAGCAAATGTATTGGCATATGCAAATCAGCTGCAACATCAGCCGATTTATGTCACCGATGCTGCCGAGGGCGAGGGCTTTTGTGAATTATCTAGTTATCTTTTGCCAGCCACGCAAATATCTAGGGAGAGTCCCCAATAG
- a CDS encoding Uma2 family endonuclease, with the protein MTATVPVATESEIFYPSADGEPVAETYDHLYALLTTLEVLKPYLAGRQATVLVNQFLYYAQGFPKLRVAPDVMVIFDVTPGGRDNYKIWEEGQVPAVIFEMTSFGTKDNDQIFKKTLYEQLGVKEYWLFDPKGEWLEQPLRGYRLRGETYEPIADNHSEPLQLRLVVEGRLIGFYREDTGEKLLIPDELTAALRQEVVARQQAEARAEQAQLQVEQLKEKLRSLGVDPDTLT; encoded by the coding sequence ATGACGGCTACTGTACCTGTCGCAACCGAATCTGAAATCTTTTACCCCAGTGCTGACGGTGAACCAGTGGCAGAAACCTACGACCACCTCTACGCCTTGCTAACTACTCTAGAAGTATTAAAACCATATTTAGCAGGTCGTCAGGCAACAGTGCTGGTAAATCAATTTCTTTACTATGCACAGGGCTTTCCCAAGTTACGGGTAGCGCCAGATGTGATGGTAATTTTTGATGTTACACCAGGCGGTCGAGATAATTATAAAATCTGGGAAGAAGGTCAAGTACCCGCAGTCATTTTTGAAATGACATCCTTTGGTACTAAGGACAATGACCAAATCTTTAAGAAAACTCTCTACGAGCAGCTAGGTGTAAAGGAATACTGGTTGTTCGATCCCAAAGGCGAATGGTTAGAACAGCCTTTACGCGGCTATCGCTTGCGGGGAGAAACCTATGAACCCATAGCAGACAACCACAGTGAACCATTACAATTGCGCTTAGTAGTAGAAGGACGGCTAATTGGGTTTTATCGAGAAGATACGGGAGAGAAACTGCTGATCCCCGATGAATTGACAGCAGCACTGCGGCAAGAAGTTGTTGCTAGACAACAAGCTGAAGCTCGTGCCGAACAAGCACAATTGCAAGTAGAACAATTAAAGGAAAAGTTGCGATCGCTCGGTGTTGATCCCGATACTCTGACATAA